DNA from Dehalococcoidia bacterium:
ATCCACCAGACTATAGACCACCGGAATGACCAAGAGAGTCAGCGCTGTTGAACTGAACATCCCGCCGATGACTACAACGCCTAACTCAGCAGCAATCATTGTTCCCGAACTTGCCCCCAGCGCCAGTGGAATCATAGCAAAGATGGTAGTCATCGCTGTCATCAAAATCGGACGCA
Protein-coding regions in this window:
- a CDS encoding efflux RND transporter permease subunit encodes the protein RPILMTAMTTIFAMIPLALGASSGTMIAAELGVVVIGGMFSSTALTLLVIPVVYSLVDGFRERRREKKLLSVS